GGATCCTTCTCCGGCCAAATGCCATTTTCCGATAAATGCGGTCGCATAGCCCTGCTTCTTTAACTCACGCGCATAGCTGGGCAAGTCCAACGGCAAGTGCTTTAGCGACGGCGCATCACGTGGTCCACCCTTCGGCCCCTTGCGCTCGTTGCCTGCCTTGCCTGGGATGTGCGTGGTCAGGCCGATTTGGCCGGGCGACATACCTGTGATACATGCCGCGCGTGTCGGCGAGCAAACGGTGGCTGCAGCGTAGGCCTGGTTGAAGACCATCCCCGTATCTGCGAGTCGCTCTAGATTCGGCGTATTGATCTTCGGCTGACTGCCATCAAAATCGACCCAACCTGGTCCGAGGTCGTCCACCATGATGAAGACGATGTTTGGCTTCTCCTGAGCCTGTTGAAGCGGTTGCTGTGCAGCATGCTGGGAGGTCGCGACGAGTGGGTTGCATGCGAGTCCGAGGCATACGAGTCCTTGTAAAATTTTCTTTGTTTTCAAAATAAAATGGGTTGTCCAGTAAAGTGACTGGCGACTGTGAGTGTCTTGGCTAGACCATTAAGCATACTAGAAGAAATGGCTCTCAGCCGTCTATCACTGATATAGGGTATATTCAGCAATAGAGCCGAGAATCAACGTCAAGGTATGATAGCTCTAAGGCCTAGTTCATTAGTTCCTCTTCGAGCTTTTCCAGAGCTTGATGTGATCCACATCGTTTTGGGAATCCTTACCTGCGACACTGGAGCCGCCGGTGACGTAGTCAGTCAATTGAGCGAGCATCTGTTCAGCCAGTTCAGGATGTGATTTGTAGATATTGTTTTGTTCACCTGGGTCAACCGAGAGGTCGTAGAGCTGAGCCTCCGGTGCCCCTTGTTTCTTCGCAGCGGCTTCGTTCGGAGCGGTCCACCCTCCAGAGCCATAACCAAGAATGAGCTTATACTTCGCCTCACGATATGCGAAATGCCCAGAAATACTGTGATTAATAATTCCTTTTCGAGTAAAGTCCGTAGGCTTACCAGTAAAGAGCGGCAGAATGCTCTCACTATCTTCACCCGCATTCTTAGGAATCTCCGCACCAAGGAGTTCAGCGCAAGTCCCCATTAAATCGATTTGGCAGGTAAGCTCATTCGAGACGCTGCCAGGCTGAATGACCTTAGGCCATTTGACAAAGAATGGCACACGGTGGCCTCCCTCCCAAATATCTGCCTTCGCACCACGGTATTGGGCGCTCGCGAAATGCCCCTGACTCTCCAAGTTCTTGAAATCAGCGCGCGGAGAGCAACCATTGTCACTAGTCATGATGAGAATGGTATTTTCAGAGAGTCCCTTGGCGTCGAGTGCCTTGACGACTTGACCGACGACGTCGTCGGTCTGCATGACAAAATCGCCGTATTTCCCGAGTCCACTTTTGCCCTGCCATTTTGAAGTCGGAACGATCGGTGTATGCGGAGAAGGTAGCGGCATGTAGATGAAGAAAGGCTTTGTGCTGTCATACTCAGTAATGAATGTGACGGCTTCTGCGGTTAGCTTATCTAACACATCGACCGCTTCAAAATCACCACTTGCAGGCCCATCTCGATGGAAGGCTTTGGCATGTGTGCCTTCGGCAATCCAGTTTCGGTCACGAATCCACACATAGGGAGGGAAATCAAGCGACGCTGAAATGCCATACCAAGAGTCAAAGCCGAGGTCCACCGGGCCACCTTCAATCGTGCCCTTCCAATCGATGTTGGATAATTCTTCAGGAGGAAAAGCACCCTTCCCCTTCTTCTGCTTCAGGCCGCCTTTGGCATTGGCTTTTTTGCCGTCGATCGTGGCGATACCGAGCCCCAAATGCCACTTGCCAATCATGGCAGTGGTATAGCCGTTTTCCTTCAGCAAGCTAGGCACTGTCATACGGTCGATTGCGATCATTGGCGGGCCATAGCCGTTGAGCACACTCGCTTGACGCGTGGTGCGCCAATTATAGCGCCCAGTCAGGATGCTGTAGCGCGTCGGCGTGCAGACAGACGAACTGGTATGTGCATCTGTGAAAGTCATGCCCTGCGCCGCCACTTGATCCATGTGGGGCGTAGGGATCTTCCCACGCTCCGGATTCAAACACTGCACATCGCCATAGCCCAGATCGTCAGCAAGAATGTAGACAATGTTCGGCCGTTCGACCGCGTGAGCGATTAGCCCTAAGCAAGCTGCAAGTGTGGGGATCAGGTAACGCTTCATGGATGAGAATTATTGAATTGGTTTCAGGATCATGGCATGGCCGCCGCCGACTGCCATATTGGCAGCGATCACATCGCCCCGTTTCACAGTTTGCTTTGTGATTTCGTAGACCTCTGGATTCGTCACGCCATGCGAATCGGGCGCATCTTTGTAGAGCGTCGCCTCGTAGCGCTTGCCCGCTTCGAGGAAGTCAAGCGACACGTCCAGCGTCCGCGCAGTTTGATCATTCACTGAGCCAACAAACCATGTATCACCACTACGACGGGCGACGGTAATGTATTCTGGAATCTTCGAATTCAAGACCAGAGACTCATCCCATGTCGAAGGCATCACCTTCAGATATTCGAACAAGTCAGGCTTCTTCAGATACTCCTCCGGTGCGTCAGGCAGTGTGATGAGTCCAGTGTAGACCACCAGGCAGCGCGCCACCTCACTCGTCACAGTTGAAATATAGGTATTCTTTTTTCTCGGTCCCTTTTGGCGCTCGCCGGCATTGATGCTGTTGATGCCGAAGTTACCATTGGCCATGTCGAGTGGTCCTACCAACGCATTGACCATCGTCATCTTGAGGAACGTTTCGGGCGTGAAGGCACGACGACTGTCCTGCTGCGCGTGGCAGTATTCACGTGTAATTAAGTTAGGCATCGTCCGTTCGACGCCAGCCATAGGCACTGGGCCGTCGTGGAAATTAATCACCATCTTGTGATCCGCTGCCGCTTCGATCGCACTTCGGGTGAAATCCGCCCTGCCGCCCATAAATCCATATTTCATGCCTGAGGCACCCAATGCCGAATAGTGGCTGAAGAGCATCTCATCTCCGAAATTCCCTTTTTTACGGTCGTAGTAGAGCTTGACCATGACGCCCTTCTCTTTCGCATAGGTCATCACTTTTTCAATATCAACCTCCGGTGAGACCACGATTTTGCCGTCTTTTGCACTCTTGAACCAGTGGTCATCGAGTGTGAAATATTCAATTCCCTGCTCAGAGCAGAAATCGATAAAACGCATGCAGCTGGCGGTATTAATTCCATAGGTGAAATCACCGGCTTGATACCCGTGCACACGCCAGTCCCAAAGACCCTTGCCTGGCTTGATCCAACTGGTGTCCGCCAATTTACAAGGAGCTGCTAGATTCAAGGCCACGGTATTCACTGTGAGGTCACCGATGGTCTCACCCACTAAGATCACACTCCAAGGAGTCAGTTGCCCCGCTCCAGTCGCTTTAGCCTTATTCGTAGAAACTAGCAATTGTTGCTGCTGATTATACTGCATCCTCGCTGCCGTAAATCCAACCGCTGAATAGATGTCGGATTCGAGCACTGCAACTGCTAGGCCATCCTTGCGATCTAGAACCAGCGGCACTCTGACCGCCTGGAGCGCATCGCTCTGTAACGGCCCCATGACGCCCGATTCTCCTTTCGGATAATAATATTCGCCCCCGTCTCCAATCAGACGATAGGTCGTATCAAAAGCCAGCGGCATCCCCTGTGATGCTTCGGGCAGGACGAAGCGAAAGCCGACACCCGTATCGAAGGCGCGGCACAGCAAAGTGACAGGCATATCGCCGGCCATTAGTTCAAGCGTCAGTTGATTGTGGTGGTCACGAATCGTGCTGAACTGCCCCCAGGTCGGCTCCCAAGTGGTGTCGCTCTCGCTCGATGATTGACTGACGAGCGTCATCTTAGCGTTCTTTATAATCGCTAAGGTCGATTCACCAACCACTGGCGCATCCGCTTTCGAGACGGAGTAAAACAGTGCCCCATCCCGAACATCTAAGGAAGCTGACAATTGACCGTCTGGGGAGTCTACCACGATAGGCGCGGCGCTCAAATTCGAAAGAGCCAATAGAAGGCTGCTCAACAAAATACCTGTTTGTTTTTTCATATGTATTTAACTAATAATAAAAGTGTGGATTGGGATCGTTCGACAATGATTCGATACTACTAAATTTCTGTGTGTGTGTCTATCGCGTGAATAAGGTATGTGAAAAGAATATGACGATTTATCAGCAGGAACCTTACGCTTCTTTGGTTTGAACACAAAGGCTGAATGCCATTACGAAAACTACGGTAACAATTCAACCGAGTAAAACTCCTTATCTTTTTCTGGATCAATGGTTAAAGGCTGAATCGTCTCGGTAAGCGTATCATCCGACTCAACTCCTGAAATCAAGCGAGTCCAATCCTCAAAAGGTGTCGATAGGTCATCGCTGGAGAGAATATCAAAGGACAGCCCCGGAGCCGATGGCCAAGCCAGATCCAGATTCCCAGTTCCCGTCGAAACGACCCGAGCTGCAAAGAATGAATTGGCGTCCAGAGGATCTAAGTTCAACCGCCTCTCGGTGTAGTCATCGGTCCGATCACCATCCGTGTCCCAATCGTCCGGATCGGTTTCACCCGCATCAATCAGACCATTCAAATTGGCATCTTCGCTATTATCACCAAGACCGTCCATATCAAGGTCGACAGCTGGCAGATTCGGCATCGAAAAAGGGTCATCAGAGCTATCCGAATCAAAGGTCGGCCACAGTTGCCCTTGGTCACCCCAAGTGCGCTCAAACTCCTGTGCCATCGAGCGTGCCATGGCCATCACTCGATCCGAGTGGTCGCCCGCCACATCGTTCGACTCCGTCGGATCCGTATCCAAATTGTAGAGCGTATAGCTATCCGTGGCAAAGAAGTAGATCAGCTTCCATTCCTCGTCGCGATAGATACTGAAATAATCGTTCCGGTGATCGATCGGTAGATACATCAGCATCTCTTGCGGGCGATGCGTGCCAGCGTGGCCTAGCAAGTATGGCGTCAAATCGTAGCCATCAAATACATGTGGAGCTTCCACTTCAGTGATATTGAGCACTGTGGGCAAGATATCCCAAACGACGACGAGGTCGTCCTCAACAGTCCCTTGAGGAATCGGGAACGCAGCTTGCACCGGATTCGTCGGATCGACCTTGGCCCACGCCACGATCATCGGCACGCGGATGCCGCCTTCCCACGAAGAGCCCTTCTTGCCGCGCAGAGGAAAATCACTAAACGGACTACCAGCGAAGTCATTATAGGTCGCCTGAGGCGCATCACTGCCATTGTCGCCCATGAAGATCACCAATGTTTCCTCAGCAACGCCGAGCGCATCTAATTGTTCCAGGATCGAACCAAGCGATTGATCCATACCTTCGAGCATGGATCCGAATTTACGCTGATTTGAATTACTGACTGAGACCTCAGACTCATCAGGCAGCACGATTTTCGTGTAATCAGCCGTCGCATTTGGATCATTTGTAAACGGCGAATGCACGCCATAGTGCGACATGTAGGCAAAGAATGGCAGCCCCGCTTCCAGTGAGTTGCCGATTTCACTATTCATCGCCGTCGTCAGTGCAGCGGTGAGAAAATCACCCGCAGCGGCATAACTGCTCATATTCGGCAGGCCTCCGTAGTTGGTGTAGTTTGAGCTGCCTGCTTGAGTGCCACCTAGGTTCACATCAAAACCAATGGCGGTAGGATATTTTGCAAAACCATTGGTTGAGCTAAAGTGCGCCTTGCCGGCATGGATCGTTCGATAGCCTGCCTCTCGAAGAATCCAGGGCATCATACTTTCCTTATCGCTTTCCAATAGTCCGGTGCGCTTCCAGTTATTTGGCGGATCGAGCAAGCTCGTCACGGGGCTGATCGTGGCCGGCTCAGTGCCACTCGGCGGCACCTGCGAGATCACACCATGACGCGTCGTATTAAACCCAGACATCAACGACACGCGCGTAGAACTACAAACTGGTGTCGCGTAGGCTTGCGTAAACTTCATCCCCTGAGAAGCCAAGGTCTCCATGTTGGGAGTGTGATTGTAGTAATTGAAATTATAATACTGCGCTACGCCTTCGTCGTAAACGAACGGCACCGAAGTATCGGTGATGCCCATGTCATCGACCAAGAAAATCAGGATATTAGGCACCGCAGGCATGAACTTAATAGTGGTCGACGCGTCGTCATTCAGCGCCCCATCACTAGCCGTCAAGGTATAAGTGGTCTCAACTGTCGGAGTGAGTTCTAGGGAAGTCGTCCCCGTCACATCAATCCCCCCAGGATCCAACGTGAGTGTCGTGGCATACGCGGTCTCCCAGCTAAGCACAACACTCTCCCCCAATAGCAAGAAGGGGCTATCAGCGGTGAAACTGATAACCTCGGGCACGGGTTCCCCCACCGCAACCTCGATACTTGCATCCACGATGCCTGCCCCATCACTCGCGATGAGCGTATATTCGGTTGTTGCCAGCGGCGAGACGACCCGCGAGGTCGTTCCCGTCACGTCGAGGCTGCCTGGGTTTAAAGTGAGACTCGTGGCCGAAACCGTCTGCCATGAAAGCGTCGTGGACTCACCCACAACGATGGACTCATCATCCGTGGTGAACGATACGATGTCCAAGGTTGAGATCGTCGGCTCCGGAATAATTTGAAAGCCACTGAGAGCCGCACGTCCGCCACCTCCGGGCGAAGTCAATTCCAGACTAAAACTTGCAGCACTTAAGTTTTCAAAGACCACATAATTCGAATAACCGTCGCCACCGTCCGCATCATAACTCCCGCTGAAAGTCGCATTATCTTCAGTCGATAAAGCGATCGAGCTCTCCCCCATCGGCGTCAGCGTAAAAGTGCTGGTGCGCGTGCTATTCGATGAGGTTTTATCTGAATCTGAATAAACAATCACGGTATACCCACCACTGGTGTAGTCAGTCCCGAGACCAGTGACATTTAAAATCGCGTCATCGTCTGGCTCGCCATCACCACTCGGCCCGTTCAGCGCTAAATATGAGTTAAACAGATCATCGTCATTTCCCGCTAAACCTAGCTCTACCTCAGATGCCGCAGCCCCCGCAGCATAGCCCGTAAACCACGTGCTGTCCGCGGAGGTCGATAGCGTGGCCACCGAGACATTTCCGGAAGCGTCTGATAAGTTCGTGGCCGCGAAAATCTGAGCGGAGTCATTCAAGCCCCCATCACCGATATCAATGTTATTCCATTGATCCGTCGCATAGGAGGCCAGCCCAGCCATCTCCCCCGAGGTCAAGACGTGCTCGGCCTGATTATTCGCATCATCGCCAACGTGAAAATTCACGCTGATCGTATCAGACGCTTGCACTGAGAGAAGCGCGAGAAACGTAATGGAAAATATAAAGTGTCTATTAAGAGGAAGCACGTGGAAAAATATTGGAAAAACAAAAGTCCGACACACTGAGTGCGCCGGACTTTGATGAAAAGATATCTGCTTAGTTCGCGGCCCGCAGGCTAACATTTAAAAATTGGCGGAATCCTTCAGGCTCACAAACTATATAATTTGTAGTTTGCGCTACAACTGCTTGTAGCTCCTCGTGTCTAGAGATCGCTCTAGTCTGCCTCTGGAATGAGCTCAACCGAGAAGAAGGCTTTGTCCGCATCGATCGCAATATCCTTAATCGTCTCTGTCAGATCCCCCGCACCGGCGTCAACCACATCGCCCCACGGTTCCCACTGCGAGAGCGGGCTCGATAAATCATCGCTCCTAAGGATGTTAAAAGTCAACCCCGACTGCGATGGCCATGCCAACCTCAAACTGGTCGAACTGAGCGCTGCAGCCTCCACCGTAAAGTGTGAATTCGCGTCCAAAGGATCTAAGCCTAGACGAATTTCAGAGTAGTCATCCGTGCGATCACCATCCGTGTCCGCATTATCCGCACTCGTTTCGCCCGTGCTCACCAAGCCGTTACCATCCGCATCTTCGAGCGCATCGACTAGACCATCTGCATCGCTGTCGACCTCGCCATAACCATTCACGGTGAAATCGATCAGGAAGGGATCATCATTCAAAGGTCGGTAGTCATCCCCAGCATCATTACTTGCTAACGACTCTCCAGTGTTCGGGTTGATTGCCAAAGTTGGCCAGAGCGCACCGTATTCCCCCCATCCATTATCCAAGGCAGCCGCCATTTCACGCGCCAGTTCCAGAACTAGTTCCGGACGCGTGTCGGCGAGGTTGTAGAATTCACTCCGATCCGCGGCGAGGTCGTAGAGTTCGAATTCGGCCCCTCCATTCTTGTAATAGAAGTAGATCAACTTGTAGTCATCTCGACGATAGGCGGTGAAAAAGCTGGAGTTCTGGGAGTTCGGTTGGTGGCGAAGCAATGTTTGCTTGCGGTGCGTTCCAGGTGTCGAAGTCAGATAAGGGCTCAGGTCGACTCCATCCATGTAAGGATGATCCACGCCAGCTACGGAGAGAATCGTTGTGGTAATATCGGGCGCCGAAACAATGTCGTGCTCCACGGTATTGGGAGTAATCGGCAGTTGTTGCTGGAATACGTTATCCGGGTCCGCCTTCGCCCAAGCCACGAAGAGTGGCACGTGGTAGCCGCCTTCGTAGCAGTTCGCTTTCTTCCCGCGGATCGGGTAGTCGCTGAAAGTCGCGCTCGCGATTTGCCCGCCACTGTTCAAGGCCGGGGAGTCGCTGCCGTTGTCTCCAAGGAGGATGATCAGTGTATTCTCTGCCACGCTAGGATCCATTGCTTCTAGGTGCGTTCTGAGTCGTCCCAGTGAGGTATCCACACCTTCCACCATCGTAGCGAACTTCTCATGTTTGGTGTTGGCAGCATCACTATAGTCCCCCGTGGCGTTCGGATTGGTGGTAAATGTCGCATGCACTGCGTAATAAGACATGTAAGCGAAAAACGGCACGCCATCGTCCACGGCATCATCAATAGCATCCGTCATGGCTTCTGTCAGCGCGTCGGTTAACCATACCCCGTTTCCGTGGTAGTCCTCAATATAGGGCACGGGGTTATCGTTACTCGAGAAATCAGGATTGCCGACGTAATTGCCAGGGGAACCTGCGCCACTCCCGCCCAGGTTAATATCAAATCCGATCTCACGTGGATCTTCAGTCGCATCGCCACGGGCTCCAAAGTGCCCCTTCCCTGCGTGAATCGATCGATAGCCTTGTGCGGACAGCAGTTTGGGTAAAGTGATGTCCGTCACTTCCATACCACGGTGACGCCAGCCGTTCGCGCTGCGGTGGGTGCTCACATTCGAACCGCTCGGCCTTTCGTAATTCCCGTATAGGCTGATGTGCACCGTCACCGCATGACGTGGCCCGTTGAAGCCAGTCATCAAAGAGGTGCGTGTCGGGCTACAGACAGGCAGCGCATAGGCCTGAGTGAACTTCATGCCGTCGTCCGCAAGTTGCTCCATATTGGGAGTCTGATAGAAATCGTTGAACGCGCGGCGCACGGGTTCGGCACCATCGGTATAGCTGTCGTAAGAGAAAGGCTCGGAGGTATCCATCACTCCCCAATCGTCGACCAAGCACAGCAGAATATTGGGGCGGGCGGGGCCGGCGACCACTTCCAGATCAGAGCTCACATGACCATCTTCATTTGTGGCAGTCAGCGTATAGGTGGTCGTGGTTGCGGGTGTAATCGCCCATGAGGTCACTCCAGTGACATCATGGCCACCAGGGTCCAGCGTCAAAGTGGTGGCGCCGGTGCTAGACCAGCTCAAGGTCGCGACTTCACCAGTCGCGACATAACCATCATCGATCGCAAAACTATTCACTTCAGGTAGAATCGGAACTTCGATGCCACCGGGAATGATTTGAAACCCACTGATCGCGCCACGGCCTCCATCGGGAGAGCTGATAGCGATCTCAAAGCTCGCCGCTGTCAAATTTGGAACGACGACATAGTTAGAGTGCTCCGTGCCATCATTAACACCGTCGCTCTCGATATAAGTGCCGTCGAAGACGTTGTAGCTGCTGTCACTGATGTCATCATCTTCCACGAATACAGTGATGGCCGAGCCACCCTCTGGCGTGATGACAAACTGACTGGTCCGAGCAGAGCTGCTGGAGCCCCTACGGTCAGAATCAGAGTAGAGTATTAAGGTGTAGCCGTCATCCGTATAGGCCGAGCCCAGCCCGCTGATGTTCAGCACGGCGGTATCATCGCTTCCCAGTCCGAGATACGAATTGAATAGGTTATCGTCATCAACTGAGAGGCCCAGTTCATTGGCAGTCGCGGCAGCGCTTGCTGCGTAACCGCCAAATCGAGAACTACTCTCGGATGGTGCGATCGTAGCGACGTTGCTGTTACCAGAAGCATCTGCCAACGCCGTCGAAGGGAAGATCGCGCCCGTGCTCATGCCGCCATCTCCGATATTGATATTGTTCCACTGATCTGTGGCAAAGGCAGACAGCCCAGCGATCTCTCCGGACGCCAACTCATGCTCGGCCTGATTATCCGCATCATTGCCCACATGAAAATTCACGCTGATCGAATTGATGGCCACTGCTGCTGGAATAATCTCGAAGCCATTCACCGCAGAACGCCCCCCACTGTCATTCCCGGTTAAAGTAAATCCCGTGCCAGTTAAGCCCTCAAGCACGACGGTGTTAACGCCATCCTCAAAAGTGCCACTGAACGTGCCTGCGTCTTGTATCGTCGAGCTATGATCCACAGTGCCGTCGTTAATGCTGTAGTCCATCTGCCGGATGCGATTCGAGTCACCATAAAGAATGACCGTATAGCCAGCAGCATACTCCGCTGGCAAATCGGCAACGATGATCGATTCAGTCCCAACCAGTCCGACCCATCCATCCATCATCACCCAATCCTGCGTGTTTGACTCCCACCCGTCACCGTTCGATGCCCAGACAAAACCGGCAGTGCTGGTAAACGTCGCGCTCGTCGCAGCTCCATTCACATCGACTAAGCTAGCGGTTGTGGTCGCTGGCGTGCCGACGAAATTATTCCACACCTCGATCGAAGTCACGACAACGCTTCCGCTGGGCTGCGAGCTCATGCCAGCGATCGAATCAGGATCGGCCTCCGTCTCGGGAGCGCCATGGAGGGCCACTTTGATTTGCCCGAAGACAGGATTAGCCAGCAGGCCGAGAACAACTAAGAAGGGGAAGTATTTTTTCATTTGGGGTAAAAATGTGGGTGTAACAATGCAGAAACAAAAAGCCCGACACGCTATCATTCGCGAGTCGGGCTTTGTAAAACGTATGCCCAATCAGGCGATTACTGCCGAATTAAGAATGGCGACGGCGCACCATCACAGCGGTAAGCGCAAATAGACCGCCAAGCAGCGCGAAGGTGCTAGGCTCTGGCACGATAGTGAGCACAACATCGCCCGATCCCAATGCATTCTGAGTCAAAGTCCAATCGACCCCTTCAGTGCCGAACCCGGTAACGGTGATATCAGCAACATCAAATGCGCCTGTCATGGTCGCTGCTTCAAATATAGTGATGTCGCCTGAGCCGCCAGTGTAGGCCGCCCCAAAAATATTCAGACTAGCCCCCGTAGAAATGTTCAAGCTACCCGTCGTATCGATCGCATCGATCCCCGTCGCGCCGAGCGTGAAGTTAAAAACCGAACTTGCGCGTGCCAAAATGTTCGATGTGGCACTCACTGTAGCAGAATTCCCTACGATCGAAAAAGTCGCCACGTCGCTACCTCCGCCGAGGGTTCCAGTGCCACCATCTCCACCAACATCAAAAGTATCAGCACTACCAATAGTCAGTGAACCTCCCGAGATGGTGTAAGCTGAATCACCACCGGCGGTGGCATTACCGCTCATATCCATGCCGCCGAGACTCACAGTGCCAGCAGTTTGGAAAACCGCAGACCCGTTCGCATCGTTACCTCGACCCAAATTGAGGTTAGATCCCACTGTTAAGTCGGTGCTAATTGTGAACTGGTGGCCACCTC
The window above is part of the Lentimonas sp. CC4 genome. Proteins encoded here:
- a CDS encoding arylsulfatase, whose product is MKRYLIPTLAACLGLIAHAVERPNIVYILADDLGYGDVQCLNPERGKIPTPHMDQVAAQGMTFTDAHTSSSVCTPTRYSILTGRYNWRTTRQASVLNGYGPPMIAIDRMTVPSLLKENGYTTAMIGKWHLGLGIATIDGKKANAKGGLKQKKGKGAFPPEELSNIDWKGTIEGGPVDLGFDSWYGISASLDFPPYVWIRDRNWIAEGTHAKAFHRDGPASGDFEAVDVLDKLTAEAVTFITEYDSTKPFFIYMPLPSPHTPIVPTSKWQGKSGLGKYGDFVMQTDDVVGQVVKALDAKGLSENTILIMTSDNGCSPRADFKNLESQGHFASAQYRGAKADIWEGGHRVPFFVKWPKVIQPGSVSNELTCQIDLMGTCAELLGAEIPKNAGEDSESILPLFTGKPTDFTRKGIINHSISGHFAYREAKYKLILGYGSGGWTAPNEAAAKKQGAPEAQLYDLSVDPGEQNNIYKSHPELAEQMLAQLTDYVTGGSSVAGKDSQNDVDHIKLWKSSKRN
- a CDS encoding glycoside hydrolase family 97 protein → MKKQTGILLSSLLLALSNLSAAPIVVDSPDGQLSASLDVRDGALFYSVSKADAPVVGESTLAIIKNAKMTLVSQSSSESDTTWEPTWGQFSTIRDHHNQLTLELMAGDMPVTLLCRAFDTGVGFRFVLPEASQGMPLAFDTTYRLIGDGGEYYYPKGESGVMGPLQSDALQAVRVPLVLDRKDGLAVAVLESDIYSAVGFTAARMQYNQQQQLLVSTNKAKATGAGQLTPWSVILVGETIGDLTVNTVALNLAAPCKLADTSWIKPGKGLWDWRVHGYQAGDFTYGINTASCMRFIDFCSEQGIEYFTLDDHWFKSAKDGKIVVSPEVDIEKVMTYAKEKGVMVKLYYDRKKGNFGDEMLFSHYSALGASGMKYGFMGGRADFTRSAIEAAADHKMVINFHDGPVPMAGVERTMPNLITREYCHAQQDSRRAFTPETFLKMTMVNALVGPLDMANGNFGINSINAGERQKGPRKKNTYISTVTSEVARCLVVYTGLITLPDAPEEYLKKPDLFEYLKVMPSTWDESLVLNSKIPEYITVARRSGDTWFVGSVNDQTARTLDVSLDFLEAGKRYEATLYKDAPDSHGVTNPEVYEITKQTVKRGDVIAANMAVGGGHAMILKPIQ
- a CDS encoding sulfatase-like hydrolase/transferase: MKKYFPFLVVLGLLANPVFGQIKVALHGAPETEADPDSIAGMSSQPSGSVVVTSIEVWNNFVGTPATTTASLVDVNGAATSATFTSTAGFVWASNGDGWESNTQDWVMMDGWVGLVGTESIIVADLPAEYAAGYTVILYGDSNRIRQMDYSINDGTVDHSSTIQDAGTFSGTFEDGVNTVVLEGLTGTGFTLTGNDSGGRSAVNGFEIIPAAVAINSISVNFHVGNDADNQAEHELASGEIAGLSAFATDQWNNINIGDGGMSTGAIFPSTALADASGNSNVATIAPSESSSRFGGYAASAAATANELGLSVDDDNLFNSYLGLGSDDTAVLNISGLGSAYTDDGYTLILYSDSDRRGSSSSARTSQFVITPEGGSAITVFVEDDDISDSSYNVFDGTYIESDGVNDGTEHSNYVVVPNLTAASFEIAISSPDGGRGAISGFQIIPGGIEVPILPEVNSFAIDDGYVATGEVATLSWSSTGATTLTLDPGGHDVTGVTSWAITPATTTTYTLTATNEDGHVSSDLEVVAGPARPNILLCLVDDWGVMDTSEPFSYDSYTDGAEPVRRAFNDFYQTPNMEQLADDGMKFTQAYALPVCSPTRTSLMTGFNGPRHAVTVHISLYGNYERPSGSNVSTHRSANGWRHRGMEVTDITLPKLLSAQGYRSIHAGKGHFGARGDATEDPREIGFDINLGGSGAGSPGNYVGNPDFSSNDNPVPYIEDYHGNGVWLTDALTEAMTDAIDDAVDDGVPFFAYMSYYAVHATFTTNPNATGDYSDAANTKHEKFATMVEGVDTSLGRLRTHLEAMDPSVAENTLIILLGDNGSDSPALNSGGQIASATFSDYPIRGKKANCYEGGYHVPLFVAWAKADPDNVFQQQLPITPNTVEHDIVSAPDITTTILSVAGVDHPYMDGVDLSPYLTSTPGTHRKQTLLRHQPNSQNSSFFTAYRRDDYKLIYFYYKNGGAEFELYDLAADRSEFYNLADTRPELVLELAREMAAALDNGWGEYGALWPTLAINPNTGESLASNDAGDDYRPLNDDPFLIDFTVNGYGEVDSDADGLVDALEDADGNGLVSTGETSADNADTDGDRTDDYSEIRLGLDPLDANSHFTVEAAALSSTSLRLAWPSQSGLTFNILRSDDLSSPLSQWEPWGDVVDAGAGDLTETIKDIAIDADKAFFSVELIPEAD
- a CDS encoding sulfatase-like hydrolase/transferase — encoded protein: MNFHVGDDANNQAEHVLTSGEMAGLASYATDQWNNIDIGDGGLNDSAQIFAATNLSDASGNVSVATLSTSADSTWFTGYAAGAAASEVELGLAGNDDDLFNSYLALNGPSGDGEPDDDAILNVTGLGTDYTSGGYTVIVYSDSDKTSSNSTRTSTFTLTPMGESSIALSTEDNATFSGSYDADGGDGYSNYVVFENLSAASFSLELTSPGGGGRAALSGFQIIPEPTISTLDIVSFTTDDESIVVGESTTLSWQTVSATSLTLNPGSLDVTGTTSRVVSPLATTEYTLIASDGAGIVDASIEVAVGEPVPEVISFTADSPFLLLGESVVLSWETAYATTLTLDPGGIDVTGTTSLELTPTVETTYTLTASDGALNDDASTTIKFMPAVPNILIFLVDDMGITDTSVPFVYDEGVAQYYNFNYYNHTPNMETLASQGMKFTQAYATPVCSSTRVSLMSGFNTTRHGVISQVPPSGTEPATISPVTSLLDPPNNWKRTGLLESDKESMMPWILREAGYRTIHAGKAHFSSTNGFAKYPTAIGFDVNLGGTQAGSSNYTNYGGLPNMSSYAAAGDFLTAALTTAMNSEIGNSLEAGLPFFAYMSHYGVHSPFTNDPNATADYTKIVLPDESEVSVSNSNQRKFGSMLEGMDQSLGSILEQLDALGVAEETLVIFMGDNGSDAPQATYNDFAGSPFSDFPLRGKKGSSWEGGIRVPMIVAWAKVDPTNPVQAAFPIPQGTVEDDLVVVWDILPTVLNITEVEAPHVFDGYDLTPYLLGHAGTHRPQEMLMYLPIDHRNDYFSIYRDEEWKLIYFFATDSYTLYNLDTDPTESNDVAGDHSDRVMAMARSMAQEFERTWGDQGQLWPTFDSDSSDDPFSMPNLPAVDLDMDGLGDNSEDANLNGLIDAGETDPDDWDTDGDRTDDYTERRLNLDPLDANSFFAARVVSTGTGNLDLAWPSAPGLSFDILSSDDLSTPFEDWTRLISGVESDDTLTETIQPLTIDPEKDKEFYSVELLP